A stretch of the Flavobacterium aquiphilum genome encodes the following:
- a CDS encoding DMT family transporter — MMTKQLKWIYLSILSLVWGSSFILIKKGLIGLTAFQLGSLRIIFAALFLLLIGFKSLVKIPRHQWKYIALTSLFGTFIPAYLFAIAETQIDSSITAILNSLTPLNTLILGAAFFGITFRRSQIWGVLIGLLGSLLLVFNGAVNHPEQNYYYAILVLIASLCYATNVNLIKRHLSDLTSLSITTGNFLVLLLPALGILFFTNFFKVVHVEKVQYSLWFILILGVVGTGIANIIFFKLIQISSPVFATSVTYLIPIVAFFWGLLDNEVLTFVQCIGAFIILIGVYLSSKK; from the coding sequence ATGATGACAAAGCAGTTAAAATGGATTTATTTATCAATTCTATCCTTAGTTTGGGGAAGTTCTTTTATACTGATAAAAAAAGGACTGATTGGACTGACCGCTTTTCAATTGGGATCGTTAAGGATTATTTTCGCGGCTCTTTTTCTGCTTTTGATTGGGTTTAAAAGTTTGGTCAAAATTCCGCGTCATCAATGGAAATATATCGCTTTGACTTCACTGTTTGGCACATTTATTCCTGCTTATCTTTTTGCCATCGCCGAAACTCAGATCGACAGTTCGATAACTGCAATTTTAAATTCCCTGACACCACTGAATACACTTATTTTGGGAGCCGCTTTTTTTGGAATTACTTTTCGAAGAAGTCAAATTTGGGGAGTATTGATTGGGCTTTTAGGAAGTTTGCTTTTGGTATTTAACGGTGCCGTCAATCATCCGGAACAAAACTATTATTACGCAATTTTGGTTTTAATAGCTTCACTCTGTTATGCTACAAATGTCAATTTGATCAAAAGACATTTATCTGATTTGACTTCTTTGAGCATCACGACCGGAAACTTTTTAGTCTTGCTTTTACCTGCTTTGGGGATTTTGTTTTTCACCAATTTTTTTAAGGTTGTCCATGTTGAAAAAGTACAGTACTCCCTTTGGTTTATATTGATTTTGGGAGTCGTTGGTACCGGAATCGCCAATATTATTTTCTTTAAATTGATACAGATTTCGTCGCCTGTATTTGCAACATCGGTTACCTATTTAATTCCTATTGTCGCTTTCTTTTGGGGATTGTTGGACAATGAGGTTTTGACATTTGTTCAATGCATTGGTGCTTTTATCATTTTGATCGGGGTTTATTTATCCTCGAAAAAATAG